One segment of Clostridium botulinum DNA contains the following:
- a CDS encoding sensor domain-containing diguanylate cyclase, with protein MNSFINRNILNKKVTLNLIIFSLIIFFLSIISSLRFKEDYKIKYIDDNAITLANNWNLENSFNNIKTIVNFPMNLKYHHNTTYSFSKILDEDLDEDSDMLCLRIGFSNVNVYLDDNLIYSSAFSDYEKFKNKGNNTLHMIPLDSNIKYKELKFVVEMKSNFSLPYDIKPPIIGNETSIIHSLISSQVLNYVIIFLLITFTLSIFVISAIAFYKNKNNIFHLLYIGIFALLSSIYAISEINIMQILIPNTYLLNNLTFMPLMLVGIPIVMIMIETTNKKYTKPLLITTYSMIINFIIQSLLTLFGILDLRSMLISSHILIMINGILSLYIMILSWHDRSFSSKCFTISIVPMILGTSIDIILFYLHIPHYYGILFQIGVLIFIVIQLWYVINKYFNYYKLSIKSSVYEKMAFTDTITNLENRAAFEKKITFIDKNINDFSSIWCISMDLNNLKFVNDNLGHASGDTVITSFSKILKDTFNSIGNSYRTGGDEFIVIVNDISKSSLECKISDLYNSINKFNSNSTLKISVALGYDNFKINEDNKITDLITRADKLMYIDKKETKKNLPNKYLF; from the coding sequence ATGAATAGTTTCATCAATAGGAATATTCTAAACAAAAAAGTAACTTTAAATTTAATTATTTTTTCTTTAATTATATTTTTTTTATCAATTATTTCATCATTGCGTTTTAAAGAAGATTATAAAATCAAATATATTGATGATAATGCAATAACCTTAGCAAATAATTGGAATTTAGAAAATTCTTTTAACAATATTAAAACCATTGTAAACTTTCCTATGAATCTTAAATATCATCACAATACTACTTATTCTTTTTCTAAAATATTAGATGAAGATTTAGATGAAGACTCTGACATGTTATGTTTACGTATTGGCTTTTCTAATGTAAATGTATACTTAGATGATAACTTAATTTATAGTTCTGCTTTTTCAGATTATGAAAAATTCAAAAACAAAGGTAACAATACATTACATATGATACCTTTAGACTCTAATATTAAATATAAAGAACTTAAATTTGTAGTTGAAATGAAATCAAACTTTTCATTGCCTTATGATATCAAACCACCAATTATAGGAAATGAAACTTCTATAATTCATAGTTTAATTTCTTCTCAAGTATTAAATTATGTAATTATTTTTTTGCTTATAACTTTCACTTTATCAATATTTGTTATATCAGCAATTGCATTTTATAAAAACAAAAATAATATATTTCATTTGTTATATATAGGCATCTTTGCATTGCTATCTTCTATATATGCAATTTCAGAAATAAATATTATGCAAATATTGATTCCAAATACTTATTTGCTTAACAATCTAACATTTATGCCTTTAATGTTAGTTGGTATTCCAATAGTAATGATAATGATAGAAACTACAAATAAAAAATATACAAAGCCATTATTAATAACTACTTATTCAATGATTATTAATTTCATTATCCAATCATTGCTAACTTTATTTGGCATATTAGATTTAAGAAGTATGTTAATTAGCTCTCACATATTAATAATGATCAATGGTATATTATCACTTTATATTATGATTCTATCTTGGCATGATAGGTCTTTTAGTAGCAAGTGTTTTACTATTTCAATAGTTCCTATGATATTAGGTACATCAATAGATATAATATTATTTTATCTTCATATACCTCATTATTACGGTATATTATTTCAAATAGGTGTTTTAATATTCATAGTAATACAATTATGGTATGTTATTAATAAGTACTTTAATTATTATAAATTATCAATAAAATCTAGTGTTTATGAAAAAATGGCTTTTACAGATACTATTACGAATCTTGAAAACAGAGCTGCTTTTGAAAAAAAGATTACTTTTATAGATAAGAATATAAATGATTTTTCTTCAATTTGGTGTATATCTATGGATTTAAATAATTTAAAATTTGTCAATGATAACCTAGGTCACGCTAGTGGAGACACAGTTATAACTTCATTTTCTAAAATTTTAAAGGATACTTTTAATAGTATTGGTAATTCCTATCGTACAGGTGGAGATGAATTTATTGTTATTGTAAATGATATTTCTAAAAGTTCATTAGAATGTAAGATTTCTGATTTATATAATTCTATTAATAAATTTAACTCAAACTCCACTTTAAAAATAAGTGTAGCTTTAGGATATGATAATTTTAAAATTAATGAAGATAATAAAATAACTGATTTGATAACAAGGGCTGATAAATTAATGTATATAGATAAAAAAGAAACAAAAAAAAATTTACCTAATAAATATTTATTTTAA
- a CDS encoding nucleoid-associated protein, with product MEYINEININEAVIHILDRNASEPVLNEFTLELNDEIYKYLYKHLEKCFKDEELKSGVFIQGTNSVRESVQDYLNGIDDDFISLSKKLARQLFVIMQMDENIESCDLIIVSITTDKGPMIGVLKLDYIKNFTHEIQFIDEKIGIGIVPQSAGLPGGGQKIQKAAFIKPFREDDRFNLMILDKQRKSKEDNELGINYFVNDFLYAKVMTNERDMTKTFLKATEDWTRKNIANDASKAEEIRTTVKSKLKEEDSINIDELSKELFKDNSEEKVNFSSFVKGKGLDEEVVVDKTWVEKKLKRVRLNIDKQIDIYLNEEVYHDESKFEIQRNGDGTINLVVKNVMNYIEK from the coding sequence ATGGAATATATAAATGAAATTAATATAAATGAAGCGGTAATACATATATTGGATAGAAATGCATCAGAACCTGTTTTAAATGAGTTTACATTGGAATTAAATGATGAGATATATAAATACTTATATAAGCACTTAGAAAAATGTTTTAAGGATGAAGAATTAAAATCAGGTGTATTTATTCAAGGGACTAATAGTGTTAGAGAATCTGTACAAGATTATTTAAATGGAATAGATGACGATTTTATTAGTTTATCAAAAAAATTGGCAAGACAATTATTTGTAATTATGCAGATGGATGAAAATATAGAATCATGTGATTTGATAATAGTATCAATAACTACAGATAAGGGACCTATGATAGGTGTTCTTAAATTGGATTACATAAAGAATTTCACACATGAAATTCAGTTTATAGATGAAAAAATAGGAATAGGAATAGTACCTCAAAGTGCTGGACTTCCAGGTGGAGGTCAAAAAATACAAAAAGCGGCATTCATAAAACCTTTTAGAGAGGACGATAGATTTAACTTAATGATATTAGATAAACAAAGAAAAAGTAAGGAAGATAATGAACTTGGAATAAATTATTTTGTTAATGATTTTTTATATGCTAAAGTTATGACTAATGAAAGAGATATGACAAAGACATTTTTAAAAGCTACAGAGGATTGGACTAGAAAAAATATAGCTAATGATGCATCAAAGGCAGAGGAAATTAGAACAACAGTTAAAAGTAAATTAAAAGAAGAAGATAGTATTAATATAGATGAATTATCAAAAGAACTTTTTAAGGATAACTCAGAAGAAAAAGTTAATTTTTCTAGTTTTGTTAAAGGAAAAGGCTTAGATGAAGAAGTAGTAGTAGATAAGACTTGGGTAGAAAAAAAATTAAAAAGAGTTAGATTAAATATAGATAAACAAATCGATATATATTTAAATGAAGAAGTATATCATGATGAGAGTAAATTTGAAATTCAAAGAAATGGTGATGGAACAATAAATTTAGTTGTAAAAAATGTTATGAATTATATAGAAAAGTAA
- a CDS encoding class IV adenylate cyclase codes for MQEIETRIMDIDIDNIRKLLIDNGAENIKKEDQINDIYDFEDGKLLSNKGYARIRTVTDNINNKVVYYMTTKKMLSQERFKVMEENEVIVNDKKMAEGIFKSLGLKLKESNKKYRESYKIFDSLVEIDINEKKFCPFPYLEIETTSEKNLDKVVKLLGYTLEDTTSQTIYDILKERGFTPNSPKGI; via the coding sequence ATGCAAGAAATTGAAACTAGAATTATGGATATAGATATAGACAATATTAGAAAACTTCTTATAGACAATGGAGCAGAAAATATAAAAAAAGAAGATCAAATTAATGATATTTATGACTTTGAGGATGGAAAACTTTTAAGTAATAAAGGATATGCTCGTATAAGAACAGTAACTGACAACATAAATAATAAAGTAGTTTATTATATGACAACAAAGAAAATGCTTTCACAAGAACGCTTTAAAGTCATGGAAGAAAATGAAGTTATAGTTAATGATAAAAAAATGGCAGAAGGTATTTTTAAATCTTTAGGATTGAAATTAAAAGAATCTAATAAAAAATATAGAGAAAGTTATAAAATATTTGATTCGTTAGTTGAAATAGATATAAACGAAAAGAAATTTTGTCCTTTTCCATATTTAGAAATAGAAACAACTTCTGAAAAAAATTTAGATAAAGTAGTTAAATTGCTAGGTTATACTCTAGAAGATACTACTTCTCAAACGATTTACGATATTTTAAAAGAAAGAGGTTTCACACCAAATTCTCCTAAAGGAATTTAA
- the argF gene encoding ornithine carbamoyltransferase gives MKKDLLKMDDLSKEEILEILNLADQLKYEQKHGIEHKHLKGKSLGMIFEKSSTRTRVSFEVGMYQLGGNALFLSNRDLQIGRGEPIEDTARVLSRFLNGIMIRTFSQDGIETLAKYSSIPIINGLTDDEHPCQVLADLMTIREYKNILEGLNVAFIGDGNNMANSLMIGCLKVGMNFSIASPKDYTVNETYLSRAKEIAKKECVNLKSTTSPFEAAKDADVIITDVWASMGQEEEQTLRIKAFNGFQINDKLMNFAKSNAIVLHCLPAHREEEITAKVLEEHSKEIFDESENRLHAQKAVLVKFMK, from the coding sequence ATGAAAAAAGATTTATTAAAAATGGATGATTTGTCTAAAGAAGAAATTTTAGAAATTTTAAATTTAGCGGATCAATTAAAATACGAACAAAAACATGGAATTGAACATAAACATTTAAAAGGAAAAAGCTTAGGTATGATATTTGAAAAATCATCAACTAGAACTAGGGTTTCTTTTGAAGTTGGCATGTATCAGCTTGGAGGAAATGCATTATTTTTAAGCAATAGAGATTTACAAATAGGACGTGGCGAACCTATTGAAGATACTGCACGAGTTTTATCAAGATTTCTAAATGGAATAATGATCAGGACTTTTTCTCAAGATGGTATTGAAACTTTAGCTAAATATTCTTCCATTCCTATAATAAATGGCTTAACTGATGATGAACACCCATGCCAAGTATTAGCTGATTTAATGACAATTAGAGAATATAAAAACATTCTTGAAGGTTTAAATGTTGCATTTATTGGTGATGGAAACAACATGGCTAATTCTTTAATGATTGGTTGTTTAAAAGTTGGTATGAATTTCTCTATTGCTTCACCAAAAGATTATACAGTAAATGAAACTTACTTATCTAGAGCCAAAGAGATTGCAAAAAAAGAATGTGTAAATTTAAAATCTACTACTTCGCCTTTTGAAGCTGCAAAAGATGCTGATGTAATAATCACAGATGTTTGGGCAAGTATGGGGCAAGAGGAAGAACAAACTTTAAGGATAAAAGCATTTAATGGCTTTCAAATCAATGATAAATTAATGAATTTTGCTAAAAGTAATGCAATTGTTCTACATTGTTTGCCTGCTCATAGAGAAGAAGAAATTACAGCAAAAGTTTTAGAAGAACATTCTAAAGAAATATTTGATGAATCTGAAAATAGATTACATGCGCAGAAAGCTGTACTTGTTAAATTTATGAAATAA